Proteins encoded by one window of Xanthomonas sp. DAR 80977:
- a CDS encoding HlyC/CorC family transporter: MSEDDSSSSPSETHEKRRGWLERLSSVFSGDPHTRDDLVEVLRDAQHDGLIAADTLRMMEGALSVSELTVGDVMISRSQMVSLPVESRFLDLMKQVVESGHSRFPVHGENKDDILGILLAKDLLRGVVADHGPGTVRELLRPAVLIPESKKLNVLLKEFRLSRNHMAIVVDEYGGVAGLVTIEDVLEQIVGEIDDEHDDAEDEASLIAAQADGQYVVDALTPIEDFNERFGADFSDDDYDTVGGLVTEAIGHLPETGEELTLGRFAFRVARADARRVQAFHVTILPPDPQEDA, from the coding sequence ATGTCAGAAGACGACTCTAGTAGCTCCCCTTCGGAAACCCACGAAAAACGCCGCGGCTGGCTGGAACGGCTCAGCTCGGTCTTCTCCGGCGACCCGCACACCCGCGACGACCTGGTCGAGGTGCTGCGCGACGCCCAGCACGACGGGCTGATCGCCGCCGACACCCTGCGCATGATGGAAGGCGCGCTGTCGGTGTCCGAGCTCACCGTCGGCGACGTGATGATCTCGCGCTCGCAGATGGTGTCGCTGCCGGTGGAATCGCGCTTCCTCGACCTGATGAAGCAGGTGGTCGAATCCGGCCACTCGCGCTTCCCGGTGCATGGCGAGAACAAGGACGACATCCTCGGCATCCTGCTGGCCAAGGACCTGCTGCGCGGCGTGGTCGCCGACCACGGCCCCGGCACGGTGCGCGAACTGCTGCGCCCGGCGGTGCTGATCCCCGAGTCGAAGAAGCTCAACGTGCTGCTCAAGGAGTTCCGGCTCTCGCGCAACCACATGGCGATCGTGGTCGACGAGTACGGCGGCGTCGCCGGCCTGGTCACCATCGAGGACGTGCTGGAGCAGATCGTCGGCGAGATCGACGACGAGCACGACGACGCCGAGGACGAGGCCTCGCTGATCGCCGCGCAGGCCGACGGCCAGTACGTGGTCGACGCGCTGACCCCGATCGAGGATTTCAACGAACGCTTCGGCGCCGACTTCTCCGACGACGACTACGACACCGTCGGCGGCCTGGTCACCGAGGCCATCGGCCACCTGCCGGAAACCGGCGAGGAACTGACCCTGGGGCGCTTCGCGTTCCGCGTGGCGCGCGCCGACGCGCGCCGGGTGCAGGCCTTCCACGTTACCATCCTGCCGCCCGACCCGCAGGAAGACGCTTGA
- a CDS encoding DUF4105 domain-containing protein codes for MAFAQAGSADPAAPPALAPAATAVTVAGPASDDASAPAPRIGVATMQPGEVFFERFGHDAIVVVDPRSGQATSYNFGFFDPSEPDFVSRFAAGDMMYYLVALPLQDDLAQYRDAGRGVDIQWLDMEPAQARALQQALAWRARPENARYRYDYYTANCATMVRDALDRALDGALHAQLSGRSRGNTYRSESVRLASPAPWMWLGFDLGLGPFADKPLSRWEEAFVPMRLAESLGEVRNRAGRPLVQARQQLLPQRLPPEPTEQARHWWPWLLAGLLVAAGVLALARRPRALAALALPFWLLCALGGGVLLYLWGCSDHRAAWANRNLLLLDPLCLLLVGGAIAQLRGRRPGRWFGVLLWSVVALAGAALLIHWLSMLQPQFNLQWIALLLPVHAALAWAFTRRRLQR; via the coding sequence CTGGCGTTCGCGCAGGCCGGCAGTGCGGACCCGGCCGCGCCGCCCGCGCTGGCGCCCGCCGCCACCGCGGTGACGGTTGCCGGCCCGGCCAGCGACGACGCGTCGGCACCGGCGCCGCGGATCGGCGTGGCCACGATGCAGCCGGGCGAGGTGTTCTTCGAGCGCTTCGGCCACGACGCGATCGTGGTGGTGGATCCGCGCAGCGGCCAGGCCACCTCGTACAACTTCGGCTTCTTCGACCCCAGCGAGCCGGACTTCGTCAGCCGCTTCGCCGCCGGCGACATGATGTACTACCTGGTCGCCCTGCCCTTGCAGGACGACCTGGCGCAGTACCGCGACGCCGGCCGCGGCGTGGACATCCAGTGGCTGGACATGGAACCGGCGCAGGCACGCGCGCTGCAGCAGGCGCTGGCCTGGCGCGCGCGGCCGGAAAACGCGCGCTACCGCTACGACTACTACACCGCCAACTGCGCCACCATGGTCCGCGACGCGCTGGACCGGGCGCTGGACGGCGCGCTGCACGCGCAACTGTCCGGGCGTTCGCGCGGCAACACCTACCGCAGCGAATCGGTGCGCCTGGCCTCGCCGGCGCCGTGGATGTGGCTGGGCTTCGACCTGGGCCTGGGCCCGTTCGCGGACAAGCCGCTATCGCGCTGGGAAGAGGCGTTCGTGCCGATGCGCCTGGCCGAGAGCCTGGGCGAGGTGCGCAACCGCGCCGGGCGCCCACTGGTGCAGGCGCGCCAGCAGCTGCTGCCGCAGCGGCTGCCGCCGGAGCCGACGGAACAGGCACGGCACTGGTGGCCGTGGCTGCTGGCCGGGCTGCTGGTCGCCGCCGGCGTGCTCGCGCTGGCGCGGCGGCCGCGCGCGCTGGCCGCGCTGGCGCTGCCGTTCTGGCTGCTGTGCGCGCTCGGCGGCGGCGTGCTGCTGTACCTGTGGGGTTGCAGCGACCACCGCGCGGCCTGGGCCAACCGCAATCTGCTGCTGCTCGACCCGCTGTGCCTGCTGCTGGTCGGCGGCGCCATCGCGCAGCTGCGCGGGCGCCGGCCCGGACGCTGGTTCGGCGTGCTGCTGTGGTCGGTGGTGGCCCTGGCCGGCGCGGCGCTGCTGATCCATTGGCTGTCGATGCTGCAGCCGCAGTTCAACCTGCAATGGATCGCCCTGCTGCTGCCGGTGCATGCGGCGCTGGCCTGGGCGTTCACGCGGCGCCGCTTGCAGCGCTGA
- a CDS encoding magnesium and cobalt transport protein CorA: MASVPENPACVINCVHYDGHGRRHDIALAQISDVLAGDDGFVWVGMYEPADDVLQQLKEEFQLHDLAIEDTRKAHQRPKVEAYGNSLFLAVHTAQVIDERIVYGETHAFLGARFLLTVRHGASLPYAPVRERLEREAALMQLGPSYALYAVLDYIVDNYQPILDEFRQSLERLEKDIFAEAYRRDTAIRLYELKRELNQMRLGVAPLQDVLAHLKRNPGPLIPDEVRLYVRDVLDHAVRTNEAIDTLREMLGTALSVNLSLVTLAQGETVKRLGAWAALLAAPTLITSWYGMNFKQMPELEWPWAYPLMVGGVAAVCLGLYVAFKRARWL; encoded by the coding sequence ATGGCCTCCGTTCCCGAAAATCCCGCCTGCGTCATCAATTGCGTGCACTACGACGGCCACGGCCGCCGCCACGACATCGCCCTGGCGCAGATCAGCGACGTGCTGGCCGGCGACGACGGCTTCGTCTGGGTCGGCATGTACGAACCCGCCGACGACGTGCTGCAGCAGCTGAAGGAAGAATTCCAGCTGCACGACCTGGCGATCGAGGACACGCGCAAGGCGCACCAGCGGCCCAAGGTCGAGGCCTACGGCAATTCGCTGTTCCTGGCCGTGCACACCGCGCAGGTGATCGACGAGCGCATCGTCTACGGCGAGACCCACGCCTTCCTCGGCGCGCGCTTCCTGCTGACCGTGCGCCACGGCGCGTCGCTGCCGTACGCGCCGGTGCGCGAACGCCTGGAGCGCGAGGCGGCGCTGATGCAGCTCGGCCCGTCCTACGCGCTGTACGCGGTGCTGGACTACATCGTCGACAACTACCAGCCGATCCTGGACGAGTTCCGGCAGAGCCTGGAGCGCCTGGAGAAGGACATCTTCGCCGAGGCCTACCGGCGCGACACCGCGATCCGCCTGTACGAACTCAAGCGCGAGCTCAACCAGATGCGCCTGGGCGTGGCGCCGCTGCAGGACGTGCTGGCCCACCTCAAGCGCAACCCCGGCCCGCTGATCCCCGACGAAGTGCGGCTGTACGTGCGCGACGTGCTCGACCACGCGGTGCGCACCAACGAGGCGATCGACACCCTGCGCGAGATGCTGGGCACCGCGCTGAGCGTGAACCTGTCGCTGGTGACCCTGGCCCAGGGCGAGACGGTCAAGCGCCTCGGCGCCTGGGCCGCGCTGCTCGCGGCCCCGACCCTGATCACCAGCTGGTACGGCATGAACTTCAAGCAGATGCCGGAACTGGAATGGCCCTGGGCCTACCCGCTGATGGTCGGCGGCGTGGCCGCGGTGTGCCTGGGGCTGTATGTGGCGTTCAAGCGGGCCAGGTGGTTGTGA